A genomic window from Silene latifolia isolate original U9 population chromosome Y, ASM4854445v1, whole genome shotgun sequence includes:
- the LOC141629556 gene encoding uncharacterized protein LOC141629556 has translation MSSISHVASVLPIPLQIATKINYLIDLFWWKKSHNKRAQHLLRPETFQLPRLEGGLGIKNACIVSQALLTKTFWRCHHQPHSFFSKILRPKYHKDFPIPEKVSKYSAASFAWKCVVKSTYLLRDGIAWKFGNEKLINIRNDAWILGNKPTFRSFILSNDIKFEDLLLDSSHWNKSIVFKYLQTASSKNICALEVPVDLVDDYIYLKFTEDGRYSTSSSYSFLLHKNLASVAATVSTSVSDFPRDLIWRRLPCQPHSKIFLWKLVHADNIWRLLQFPLSLYAIWKHRNNVIFRDFSVSPDAVIREIDLLCNQQLEFISRIKDKCQSVRQPDELSHNLQSFHHFFRMEVVFNKNKQTGSFKVYQNDHISHEINNSRLLRLLHDSSDPALPILLSTTIRCLKLFLSCNQDWYVNGIV, from the exons ATGTCATCTATTTCTCATGTAGCCTCTGTCCTTCCGATACCTTTACAAATCGCCACAAAGATAAATTATCTAATAGACCTTTTCTGGTGGAAGAAATCTCATAACAAACGTGCTCAGCATTTGTTACGCCCGGAAACATTTCAGTTGCCAAGGTTGGAAGGCGGTCTTGGGATTAAAAATGCGTGTATTGTAAGTCAAGCGTTGCTGACAAAGACTTTCTGGCGTTGCCACCATCAGCCTCATTCCTTTTTTTCTAAAATCCTTCGCCCAAAATACCACAAAGATTTTCCTATCCCTGAAAAGGTTTCAAAATACTCTGCTGCGTCTTTCGCTTGGAAATGCGTTGTTAAATCAACGTATCTATTACGGGATGGTATTGCTTGGAAATTCGGGAATGAGAAGCTGATCAATATTAGGAATGATGCATGGATTCTTGGTAACAAGCCTACCTTTAGATCTTTTATACTTTCTAACGATATCAAGTTTGAAGATCTCTTACTTGATTCATCTCATTGGAACAAGAGCATTGTTTTTAAATATCTCCAAACTGCTTCCTCAAAGAATATTTGCGCCTTGGAGGTTCCTGTCGACCTTGTGGATGATTACATTTACTTGAAATTCACTGAAGATGGAAGGTATTCAACTAGTTCAAGCTACTCCTTTCTTCTACACAAAAATTTGGCCTCGGTTGCTGCCACTGTTTCTACTTCTGTTTCGGATTTCCCAAGGGATTTGATTTGGAGGCGCCTTCCATGTCAACCGCATAGTAAGATTTTCCTATGGAAACTTGTGCACG CTGATAACATTTGGAGGCTTCTGCAATTCCCTCTTTCTTTGTACGCTATATGGAAGCATAGAAATAATGTGATTTTTAGGGATTTTTCGGTTTCTCCTGATGCGGTTATTCGCGAAATTGATTTGCTTTGTAATCAACAACTAGAATTTATTTCCAGGATTAAAGACAAATGCCAATCTGTTAGACAGCCTGATGAGCTCAGTCATAACCTGCAATCCTTTCATCACTTCTTCCGAATGGAGGTTGTTTTTAATAAGAACAAGCAGACCGGCTCTTTCAAAGTCTATCAAAATGATCATATCTCACACGAG ATCAACAACAGCCGACTTCTCCGACTGTTGCACGATTCTAGCGATCCTGCTTTACCCATCCTTCTATCTACTACTATTCGTTGTCTTAAGTTATTTCTTAGCTGTAATCAAGACTGGTATGTTAATGGTATCGTGTAA
- the LOC141634431 gene encoding splicing factor U2af large subunit A-like isoform X1 — MSYADRYDTNGVDHASPPPEPTFGNGIAADIHDTNSRLDSESNEQVSPGRREKDQDRERKGDKHREREREKSRDREKDKDREKSRDRDGDRDREKSGDRERDKEKSRDRDIDRDRDRHRDRHRERSERRERSREIDDDDYRHSSRDYDRGRDYDEDRYRRSSRSRSRARSHHRSRSRSRSRSRSRSRSKSKRVSGFDMPPPTSVLPGVTVPGQMPGIAPAVPNMFPNMFPLATGQLPGLPVMPVQAMTQQATRHARRIYVGGLTPTANEQSVATFFSHVMAAIGGNSAGPGDAVVNVYINYEKKFAFVEMRSVEEASNAMALDGIIFEGTPVKVRRPSDYNPSLAAALGPSQPSPNLDLAAVGLTPGSAGGLEGPDRIFVGGVPYYFTEVQVRELLESFGPLRGFDLVKDRETGNSKGYAFCVYQDISVTDIVCQALNGIKMGDKTLTVRRANQGTQQPKPEQESVYMHAQQQIALQKMMFQPSGLATKVICLTNCVNPDELMDDEEFEDIFVDMKEEGKKFGAVVNVVIPHPQADGGPSPGLGKVFLEYADTESALRARAGMNGRKFGGNPVVATYYPENKFAEGEYDG; from the exons ATGTCGTATGCAGATAGGTACGATACTAACGGCGTAGATCACGCTTCACCGCCGCCGGAACCCACCTTCGGCAACGGCATCGCCGCCGACATCCATGATACTAACTCTAGG CTCGATTCCGAAAGTAACGAGCAGGTTTCTCCAGGAAGGAGGGAAAAGGATCAAGATAGAGAAAGAAAGGGGGACAAGCACAgggagagagagagggagaagaGCAGAGACAGGGAGAAAGATAAAGACAGGGAGAAGAGCAGGGACAGGGATGGAGATAGGGACAGGGAGAAGAGCGGGGATAGAGAGAGAGATAAAGAAAAGAGCAGGGATAGAGATATAGATAGAGATCGTGACCGCCACAGAGATCGGCACAGGGAAAGGAGTGAAAGGAGGGAGAGGAGCAGggaaattgatgatgatgattatcgTCATAGTAGTCGAGATTATGATAG GGGAAGGGACTATGATGAGGACAGGTATAGACGTAGCTCTCGATCTCGATCTAGGGCAAGATCTCATCATAGATCAAGATCACGCTCTCGTTCAAGGTCACGATCTCGCTCACGCTCTAAGAG TAAAAGGGTTAGCGGATTTGACATGCCTCCACCAACTTCAGTGCTGCCTGGCGTTACCGTTCCTG GCCAGATGCCAGGGATTGCTCCTGCAGTTCCTAATATGTTTCCAAACATGTTTCCCTTGGCTACAGGGCAG CTCCCAGGTCTTCCGGTCATGCCTGTACAAGCAATGACTCAGCAG GCTACTAGACATGCTCGTCGGATTTATGTAGGTGGACTCACTCCCACTGCTAATGAACAG TCTGTTGCTACCTTTTTCAGTCATGTTATGGCCGCTATTGGCGGAAATTCTGCTGGCCCAG GTGATGCTGTTGTCAATGTGTATATAAACTATGAAAAGAAGTTTGCTTTTGTCGAGATGAGATCTGTGGAGGAGGCCAGTAACGCAATGGCACTAGATGGTATTATATTTGAG GGGACTCCCGTGAAGGTGAGGAGACCAAGTGATTACAACCCATCGCTTGCTGCGGCACTTGGCCCAAGCCAACCCAGTCCAAACCTGGACTTGGCTGCTGTTGGCTTGACACCAGGATCTGCTGGTGGTCTTGAGGGTCCTGACCGGATCTTTGTTGGTGGGGTTCCATATTATTTCACAGAGGTTCAGGTGCGAGAGCTGCTTGAATCTTTTGGACCTCTTCGTGGTTTTGACCTTGTCAAAGACAGAGAAACTGGGAACTCCAAGGGCTATGCATTTTGTGTGTATCAAGATATATCGGTTACCGACATAGTTTGTCAAGCGTTGAATGGAATTAAGATGGGGGATAAAACCCTTACTGTGAGGCGTGCAAACCAAGGCACTCAACAACCTAAGCCGGAGCAAGAGAGTGTTTATATGCATGCACAGCAGCAGATAGCACTGCAG AAGATGATGTTCCAACCAAGTGGTCTCGCCACCAAGGTTATTTGTCTAACTAACTGTGTGAATCCTGATGAGCTCATGGATGATGAGGAGTTCGAAGATATCTTTgtagacatgaaagaagagggtAAAAAATTTG GAGCTGTGGTAAATGTTGTCATCCCACATCCGCAAGCAGATGGAGGGCCATCACCAGGGCTTGGAAAG GTGTTCTTGGAGTACGCTGATACAGAGAGTGCTTTGAGGGCCAGAGCCGGGATGAATGGAAGAAAGTTTGGTGGGAATCCAGTTGTTGCGACGTACTATCCAGAAAACAAATTTGCTGAGGGCGAGTATGATGGCTGA
- the LOC141634431 gene encoding splicing factor U2af large subunit B-like isoform X2, which translates to MPGIAPAVPNMFPNMFPLATGQLPGLPVMPVQAMTQQATRHARRIYVGGLTPTANEQSVATFFSHVMAAIGGNSAGPGDAVVNVYINYEKKFAFVEMRSVEEASNAMALDGIIFEGTPVKVRRPSDYNPSLAAALGPSQPSPNLDLAAVGLTPGSAGGLEGPDRIFVGGVPYYFTEVQVRELLESFGPLRGFDLVKDRETGNSKGYAFCVYQDISVTDIVCQALNGIKMGDKTLTVRRANQGTQQPKPEQESVYMHAQQQIALQKMMFQPSGLATKVICLTNCVNPDELMDDEEFEDIFVDMKEEGKKFGAVVNVVIPHPQADGGPSPGLGKVFLEYADTESALRARAGMNGRKFGGNPVVATYYPENKFAEGEYDG; encoded by the exons ATGCCAGGGATTGCTCCTGCAGTTCCTAATATGTTTCCAAACATGTTTCCCTTGGCTACAGGGCAG CTCCCAGGTCTTCCGGTCATGCCTGTACAAGCAATGACTCAGCAG GCTACTAGACATGCTCGTCGGATTTATGTAGGTGGACTCACTCCCACTGCTAATGAACAG TCTGTTGCTACCTTTTTCAGTCATGTTATGGCCGCTATTGGCGGAAATTCTGCTGGCCCAG GTGATGCTGTTGTCAATGTGTATATAAACTATGAAAAGAAGTTTGCTTTTGTCGAGATGAGATCTGTGGAGGAGGCCAGTAACGCAATGGCACTAGATGGTATTATATTTGAG GGGACTCCCGTGAAGGTGAGGAGACCAAGTGATTACAACCCATCGCTTGCTGCGGCACTTGGCCCAAGCCAACCCAGTCCAAACCTGGACTTGGCTGCTGTTGGCTTGACACCAGGATCTGCTGGTGGTCTTGAGGGTCCTGACCGGATCTTTGTTGGTGGGGTTCCATATTATTTCACAGAGGTTCAGGTGCGAGAGCTGCTTGAATCTTTTGGACCTCTTCGTGGTTTTGACCTTGTCAAAGACAGAGAAACTGGGAACTCCAAGGGCTATGCATTTTGTGTGTATCAAGATATATCGGTTACCGACATAGTTTGTCAAGCGTTGAATGGAATTAAGATGGGGGATAAAACCCTTACTGTGAGGCGTGCAAACCAAGGCACTCAACAACCTAAGCCGGAGCAAGAGAGTGTTTATATGCATGCACAGCAGCAGATAGCACTGCAG AAGATGATGTTCCAACCAAGTGGTCTCGCCACCAAGGTTATTTGTCTAACTAACTGTGTGAATCCTGATGAGCTCATGGATGATGAGGAGTTCGAAGATATCTTTgtagacatgaaagaagagggtAAAAAATTTG GAGCTGTGGTAAATGTTGTCATCCCACATCCGCAAGCAGATGGAGGGCCATCACCAGGGCTTGGAAAG GTGTTCTTGGAGTACGCTGATACAGAGAGTGCTTTGAGGGCCAGAGCCGGGATGAATGGAAGAAAGTTTGGTGGGAATCCAGTTGTTGCGACGTACTATCCAGAAAACAAATTTGCTGAGGGCGAGTATGATGGCTGA